The genomic interval TGGAGGTCACGCTGCTCGGGACGGGCGACACCACGGGGACGCCCACGCCGGGCTGCGACTGCGACACCTGTACGGCCGCGCGCGAGCGCGGCGTCGAGCGCACCCGATTCTCGGTCCACGTCCGCAACGAGGCCACCGGCGAGTCCTTGCTCGTGGACGCCTCGCCGGACTTCCGCCAGCAGTTCCTCCGCGAGGGCGTCGCCCTCCCCGACGAGATACTCGTCACGCACATCCACTTCGACCACCTCGACGGCGTGGGCAACGCCTACCGCCTGCTCTCGGACGTGCCGGTCCACGCCGCGAACGAGACGGACCCGGAGACGGGCGAGTCCGTCGCGGAGACGGTCGCCCGGAAGTACGACTACCTCGACGCCGTCTCGGTCGTGGGGCACGCGCCACACACGCGCTTCGAGGCGTGCGGCTTCGAGGTGCGGCTCGTCCCCGTCGTCCACCCGCCGCTCGTCTGCTACGGCGTCGTGATAGAGGCCGAGGGCGCGAAGCTCGCCATCACGGGCGACACGAACTTCGCCGTCCCGGCCGAGTCGCGCGAGGCCATGCGCGGCGCGGACCTCCTGCTCGCGGACGGTATCGTCCCCGCGTCCCTCTGTGAGTACCACCCGCTCGGCGGCGACCACCACGACGACGAGGGCGTCCCCCGGACCTTCGGGACGAAACACATGACGACCGAGGGAGCCGTCGCGCTCGCCGACGAACTCGACGCCGAGGACTACCGCGTGGTCCACGTCTCGCACTTCCCCTCGCCCGACGAGGCCTTCGGCGACCCGCTCGCCGTCGACGGGGAGCGCTACGAACTGTAGAAGTCGAGCCCCGCCTGCGTGCGCTTCGCGCCCGCCGGGTCGCGCACCCACGGCGAGCCCTCGGCGCGCCGCGCGTCGATGTCCACCTCGGGACCCGTTCCCTCGGCTCCGCAGGCGTCCGCGGGCCGGACGTACCGCTCCTGTCGCGTACAGTAGGCCAGCCCGCCGACGCCCGCGACCGACCGCTCCTCGACGTGCGGGCAGTCGGGAAAGGGCACGCGCCACCCCTTCCCGTAGGCGCGCTCGGCGACGCGACGGCGGTATCGGGCCTTCGTGTCGGCATCGACGGGGCGTATCTCCGTTCGGCCGGGGTGTTCGTCCACGACCTCGATACCCGGGCCGTCCGCGTCGAGCGGCGTCGCCTCCCGGACCGTCTCGCGCTCGCCCGTGTCGGGGTCGACCCGCCAGACGCCGACCTCAGGCGGGATGCGGTTCAGGTGCGCCCCGGTGACGTGGCTCGCCGTCGCCAGCCACACCCGGTCGAACAGCGCGAGCGAGACGTCCTTCCGGAGCTGGAGCTCGAGGTCGCCGGGCCGCCCGAGGTCGGGCTTGTTCTCGACGCCCGTGAGCGACGCGAACCAGTCGTCGGGGTAGCGGGCGGTCGCGCGCACGTACGCCTGGCCGCCGCGGCGCTCGCGTTCGAGGTAGCCGCAGTCCACGCCGGCCTCGACGGCCGCGCTCGCGTAGCCCGACGAGCCGACCGCCTCGCTCGGCCGCCGTGCCGTCCCCGCCCCGAGGTCCGATTCGAGCAGGCGGTGGGGAATCGACCGCTCCGTGATGCGCGTCCGCGCGTCGAACCCCGGCCCGGGCTCCACGACGACGGTGTCCATCACCCGCGAGCCGTGGACGCCGCCGGCGAGCTGGCGGGAGACGAGTTCGCCCTCGCTCTCCAGGCCCGCACAGACGGCCAACTCGAACCCGAACTCGCGCACGACCGCGGTTGGACCGGGCCGAGCAAAAGCCCCGCGCCTATGTCGGCTCCCGCCGAAGCCGGGGCATGGACTGGGCCGACCTGTTCGCGCGGGGCGAGGAGTACGGGGTCGAGAAGGAGGACGTGACGGACGCGCTCGCCGTGGTCCGCGATGACTGACGCGCCGGACCCGACCCGGGTGGTCGCCGACGCCGACGTGCTCGCCGCGGACCTCCTGGTCGGCGGGGCCGCCCGCGAGGCGCTCGACCGCCTCCGCGAACACTCGTGGACGACGCTGGTCGCCTCGGAGGCCCTGCTCGCGGACACGGAAGCCGTCGTCGCACGGCTCGCTGACCCCGACCTCGCGGCCGACCACCGCGCGAAACTCGACGCGTGGACGGAGCGCGTCGACCACCCCGAGGGTGACCATCCCGGACTCGCCTCCGCCTACCGCGGCGAGGCGGCCCACCTGCTCTCGTTCGACCCGTCGCTGACGAGCGTCGCGGCCGGCGCGAACCTCAAGCCGCACGTCACGGTGAGCGTCCGGGAACCGGACGCCTTCGCGCGGCTGTTCGACCCCGAGCGGCTGTGGCCGGAGGTCGGCGACGGGCCGTACCCCGGCCCCGACCGCGACCCGCGCGCCTAGAGGTCCTTCCGCATCTCGACCACCGCGATGCCGCCGGGGCTCTCGCCCTCGCCGACGCGCTCGTAGCCCGCCCGCTCGTAGAACCCGACCGCGTTCAGCGACGACTGGAGCGTCAGTTCCGAACAGCCCGCCCCGGCAGCGTACCCCTCCAGATGGGCCAGTATCGCGCTCCCGACGCCCCCGCGCTCGCGGTCGGGGCGGACGTACACCGCCCGAACCTCGCGCTCGTCGGGCACGACCTCGCCGAAGCCGAGGACCCCGGCATCGACGGCCACGACGAACCGGCTCGCCGGGTCGTCCACCGGGTAGTCGTCGCCCGACCGCTCGCCGCGCTTCGCCCACGCGGCGGTCGTCTCGGCGTCGTAGGCCCGCGCGCCGCCGGCCTCGGCCGCGGCCGTGTGGAGTTCCGCCACGGCCGCGAGTTCCTCGCTCTCGGGCGGACGTACCTGCATGCCCCCGCCTTCGGGTCGAGCGACGAGAAGCGCTGTGGTCCGACAGGTGAGACTGTCCGTTACGCTCCTGGCGGACCGGAAGGGCGAGCGGGCTCACGACCCCCGGACGACGCAAGCACCGCAGGTGTCGCGCGGAGCGCGACCCGAGGAGCGCAGCGAGTCCCGGCGAGCGAGCGCGCGACGGCTTCCGAGGTGTCGTCGTCCTCCGTGTCGTGGTTGACCGCGAATACGAAAAAACGGACTACCGCTCGGCGTACCAGTCGGCGAACTTCGCGAGCGCCCGCCCGCGGTGGGAGATGGCGTTCTTCCGCTCGGCGTCCATCTCGGCGAACGTCTCGCCGTCGTGTTCGAATATCGGGTCGTAGCCGAAGCCGCCGTCGCCGCGCGGCTCGACGATGCGGCCGGGAACGGCCCCCGTGAACAGCTTCACCGGCACGTCGCCCTCCGCGACGGTGTCGTCGGTCGCGGCGCTGTCGCGGTCGGCGGCGTCGAGGTCCTGGCCGCGCCGGTCGCCGCGGTCGACGGGTTCGGGCGTCGCGGCGAAGTCCTCGCCGTCGCAGTAGGCCAGCACGCAGCGGAAGTGCGCGCGCGTCGCGTCGGCCTCGCGGGCGACGCGGCCGACGCGCTCGACGCCGAGCGTGTCCTCGACGTACGAGGAGTAGGGGCCCGGAAAGCCGTCCAGCCCGTCCACGAACAGGCCGGCGTCGTCCACGACGACCGGCTCGCCGGCGACGCGGAACGCCTCGCGCGCGCCGAACGCGGCCACCGATTCGAGGTCGTCGGCCTGTATCTCGGTGTAGTCGTAGTCGAGCTGGGTGACGCCCGAGTCGAGGTACTCCAGCGCCTCGCGTATCTTCCCCTCGTTCGTCGTGACGTAGCGGAGGCTCACGGACGGACTCGGGGCGAGGGGAGTAAAGTCGCGTCGGACTACTCGTCGACGAGGACCTCGACGGGGTCGTCGTCCTCCTCGGCGGCGGCCTTCTCGGCGGACTGCTGTTGCTGGTAGAACAGGCCGCCCGCGACGAGCAGGACGAGCCACGAGCGCCAGTTCGCGAGGTTCAGCGTGTAGCCGACGCCGAACGGCTTCTCGACGAGCATCCCCTCGCCGGGCTGCCAGTAGGAGGACAGCATCCGGCCGATGGAGGGCCGCTCGAAGTTGTACGGGACGCCGAACAGTTCCCCGGACTGCGGTTTGTCTGCCATGTCCCGGCGTACGCCGGCATCGCAGAAGGACCTATCGGTGGGGTGTCACTGGTAGCGCCCGCGCGACTCTATCTCGCGCAGTTGCGCGACCACCTCGGGGTCGCCGGCCGCGGCGTAGGCGTCCTCGAACGCCGCCGCGAGCGCCGTCGCGTCGTCGCTCGTCCCGGCGAGCGACCCCTCGAAGACGTGGAGGTCCATCGCGTAGTCCTCGACGTGCTCGGTGTGGTAGCCGAGGCCGAAGTCGATGAGGTAGGTGCGGTCGTCCGACTCGCGTGTCGCGTCGCGGTCGCTCGCTCCCGTCTCCCGCGTCACCCGTTCGCGGCTTCGCCGCTCGCCGTTCGGTGGCTCGCTCGCCGCGCTCGCCACCCGCACGTTCCGCGGCGTCGGGTCGCCGTGGACGAAGCCGGCCGCGTGACAGGCCGCGAGGTGCCGCCCCACGTCGCGGACCCGAGCCTCCGTCAGTTCCGCGACGAGGTCCGCGTCGCCGACGCGCTCGAACACGAGGCGCGATTCGTGGTCGTCCACGTCGTAGACGACGGGCGTGGGGACGCCCTCGCGCCGGGCGAGGCTCGTCAGCCGCGCCTCGCTTCTGGTGCGCTCGCGGCGGAGGCGCTCGTCGAGGGCGGGGTGGCGGTACCCCTTCCCGACGCGGGACTTCTCGACGCGCTCGCCGAGGCGGACGACGGCCTCCGCGCCGCGTATCTCCCCGGTTTCGGCGCGCGTCACGGCCACGTCGCCTCCGGCGTCCCACGTCACCTCCACCTCGTCCGGGCGGAAGTCGGGGTCCACGGCCGACTCAGCGACCGCTATCGTGTCGCCGGCCTCGTACATCCGCGCGCCGAGGACGGCTATCATCCCGGCGTTGTCGCGGAGGAAGCGCGGTTCGGGCGCGTGGAAGTCGGCGCCGCGGGCCTCGCACATCTCCGCGAGCATCGACCGCAGGCGGGTGTTCTGTCCGACCCCGCCGCCGAGGACGAGTTCGTCCGCGCCGGTGAGCGACAGCGCGCGCTCCGAGACCTCCGCGAGCATCGCGAAGACGTTCTCCTGGAGGGAGAAACAGACGTCCTCGACGGGGACGCCGTCGTCGACGGCGTGTTTCGCGGCGCTCATGATGCCGGAGAAGGAGAAGTCCATCCCCTTCACGACGTACGGGAGGTCGACGTACTCGCCCGCCCTCGCGCACTCCTCCACCTTCGGGCCGCCGGGGTGCGACCAGCCGAGGTGGCGGGTGAACTTGTCGATGGCGTTGCCGACCCCGGTGTCCATCGTCTCGCCGAGCACGCGGTACCGGCCGTTCCGGTAGCCGAGCAGGTGGGCGTTCGCGCCCGAGGCGTTGAGACAGACGGGCGAGTCGAATCCGGAGGTGTGGCGGCCGATTTCGAGGTGTGCCACCATGTGGTTGACGCCGACGAGCGGCACGTCGAGGCGGAGCGACAGCGCCCGCGCGGCCGTGGCGACGATGCGGAGACACGGCCCGAGACCGGGGCCGCGCGAGAACGCCACCGCGTCGATGTCGTCGCCCGCGTGCTCGCGCACGGTTCCCACCACGTCGGGTATCGCCTCGCGCATGTGCTCGGCGGCCTCGCGCGGGTGGATGCCGCCCGACTCGGGTTCGTAGGCCTCGGACTCGATGTACGTCTCGTCCGTGGCCGTGTCGTGGAGCGCGGCGCTGGCACACCACGCGGTCCCCTCGATGCCGAGGATTCGGGTCACGGTCGCGTCGCTGCCCGGGTCGAGCGCGCGGTGAAAGAACGGTCGGTCATGCCCGCGGCGGGCTCAGTTGAACTCGGTGTAGCTGCACTTGCCGCAGTGCAGGCGGTCGCCGTAGTCGCCGAGGAAGGTGTCGCCGCAGCGGGGACACTGCTCCTTGTCCGTCGTCCCGTCGTCGTTGTAGTACTCGTGGCGCGCCATCTCAGGCCTCGGCCTCCTCCTCGCCGTCCTCGATCTTGTTGCGTTCGAGCATGTACTCCTGTTCGACCTCGGCGGCGGCGTCGGCCGTCTCGTACACCTTCGCGTAGCCGAGCGTCTTGCGCATCCCGTACTTCGTGTCGAGGCGGTGGACGACGACCTCGCTGGCGTCCTTGTTCAGCTTCGCGGCGAGCGAGTCGCGCACGGAGAGGCGCGACGGGCTGGCCTCCTCGTGGGTCACCTCGAACCGCACGTCCGAGCGATGCAGCATAGGGTTCTCCTCCTCGGAGATGACGTCGATTTCCATGGTTCGTTGCCACTAGATGCCGCCGAAACGCGTAAAAGGATTTCGAGTCGGGAGACTCAGACGCCGAGCGTCTCGTACGCGGCCGCGTGGTCCCCGGCGAAGCGGTCGAGCAGGTCGCGCATCTCCGCCCGGAGCTCGTCGGTCACCGTCGCCAGCACCATCCCCTCGTCCGGCTGGCCGTACACGACGCTCGCGCCGTCGGGAAGCACGAGCACCGCGGGCAGCGCCGCGAGGTCCTCCTCGCCGAGCACCTCCACGAGGGTCGTCCCGTCGCCGACGCCCTCGCGGAGCGCGGCGAGCAGTTCCTCGGAGAGGCCGCCCGCGGGCGACTCGACTTCGACGGTGCGGTCGAACCCCTCCATCGCGTCGCGAACCGCGGCCCGGACGCGCTCGCGCTTCGTCTTCCCGTCGACCAGCGCCAGCGTCGGGTGGTAGCCCGCCTCCAGCAGGTGGTAGGTGACGATGTCGCCGACGGCGACCACCGGCTCGCCGGCCTCGGCGAGCAGGGCTTCCGCGTCGGTGTGTATCGGCCCGAGCGGCTCCTTCAGTTCGTGGCGGAGGTCGGCGGGCAGTTCGAGGAGGACGGACACCTCAGCGTACCTTCAGCGCGTACCGGCCCGGCTCCGTTATCTCCATCTCCGTCGCTATCTGCGACGTCTCGGGGTGGGTGATGACGACGTAGCCGGCCCAGTCCTCCGTCAGCGAGTTCGAGCCGCAGGCGGGACACTGCTCGCCGTCGTCCACGTCGAGCACGCGGTGACAGTCGCGGCAGACGAGTCGTTGCGCCATCAGTCACCACCGGCCGCGCGCTTGTTGCGCTCCTCCTCCAGCCACTCGTGCTTGCCGAGCCCCACCTGCTTCGCCGTGAGCCCGATCTTCGAGTCGCGGGGGTTCCGCTCGTCGATGCTCTTGGTGACGATGCGCGTGCGGACGGCGTCGCCGACGCCGAGCACGCGGTTGGAGTCGCGGGAGGCGAGCTGCTGGTTCTCGCCGTCGAACGCGAGGTACTCGTCGGAGATCTGCGAGACGTGGAGCAGGCCGTCCACCGGGCCGATACCGACGAACGCGCCGAAGTTCACCACCTCGACGACCTCGCCGTCGACGACCTCCTGCATCTGCGGGTCGAAGGTGATGGCGTCGAACTCCGCCTCGTAGTAGACGCTCGGGCGGTTCGGCACGACGGCGCCGTCGCCGATGTCCGTGACCTCGGTGACGGTGACGACGGAGCCGACCTCCTCGTCCATCCGTCCTTCGAGCTTGTCCTGGAGCAGTCGCTTGATGAGCTCCGGCGGTACCTCCGGTTCCGTTCGGTCGGGGAGGTGTTCGGGGGGCACCTCCACCGTGTCCTTGAGTCTGACCCTCTTGTACATGTTATTGCGTTACCGCGAGTTTCGTCCCGCCCCGTAAACAGATTACGGGAACGTCGGCGTCCGCGAGCCGCCGACGCAGCGGTTTGTCGTTCGTGACCGCGTAGTCGCAGTCCGCGCCCAGTTCCACCATCGCGTCGTCCGCGTAGTCGGCCTCGGTGGACACGACCGTACACCGGTCGGCGAGGTCCCGGCCCACGGAGGCCGCGGTGGCCGCCTTCCCGTTGCCGTCGGCGAGCTTCTCCAGCTCGGCGACGACGGCCTCGGGGACGACCGCCTCGTACGAGCCGACGACCCGGTCGAGTTCGTCGAACAGCCGCACGTCGCACTCGACCGGCATCATCAGCGCGTTCGTGTCCACCGCGACGCGCATCTACGTCAGCGTCCCGACGCCGATGAGCCGCCAGCGCGCGCCGACGCGTCGGTTGATGGCTATCTTCGCGCCCTCCTCGGCACAGACGGGGCGCTTGAGCGCGACCTCCGCCTCGTCGCCGCGCGCCGAGGTGACGGAGCCGACCGTCGTGGCCGTCCCCACCGTGAGCATGAGCGGCTCGCCGGTCGAGACCTGCTCTATCTCCTCGTCCACGGAGACGACCCGGTCGAGCAGCTCGATGTCCATCGTGAACTGCTCGTGGACCGGCGGGAGCGACTCCTCGGGGCCGGCGACCTGGCCGGCCAGCCCGTCGCCCTTCGTGAGCGAGGGGTCGAGGCCCGTCCCGACGCCGATGAGGCCGCCGGGCGTGGCCGAATCGACGGAGTCGCCGCCCGCCTGCAGCGAGCGAACGGTCGTGGACACCGGCTCGTAGCCGTCGTCCGTGTCGCGACCGGGGCGGAGCTGGATGTCGTCGTCCACTTCGAGGGTCCCCTGCGTGAGCGAGCCGCCGATGACGCCGCCGAGCAGGCCGTCGAAGGTCGTGCCCGGGCGGTTGATGTCGAACGAGCGAGCGACCTGCATCCGCGCGGGCGCGTCCGGGTCGCGCTCGGGGGTCGGAATCGTCTCCTCGATGGCGTCGATGAGCACGTCGATGTTGATCTCCTGCTGGGCGGAGATGGGGACGACGGGCGCGTCCTCCGCGACCGTGCCCTCGACGAACTCCTGTATCTGCTCGTAGTTCTCTCTCGCGCGCTCGGCGTCGACGAGGTCGATCTTGTTCTGCGCGATGACGATGTTCTCGATGCCGATGATGTCGAGCGCCATCAGGTGCTCCTCGGTCTGGGCCTGCGGGACGTCCTCGTTGGCCCCGACGACGAGCACGGCGCCGTCCATGATGGCCGCGCCCGAGAGCATCGTCGCCATGAGCGTCTCGTGGCCCGGCGCGTCGACGAAGGAGACGGTGCGGACGAGCTCGGTCTCCTCGCCGTCGACCTCCTCCTCGACGGTGTAACACTCGGGGGCGTCGACGCCCGGGACCTTCCGGAAGGTCGCGTCGGCGTACCCCAGCCGGATGGAGATACCGCGTTTCATCTCCTCGGAGTGCTGGTCGGTCCACGCGCCAGAGAGCGCCTGCACCAGCGTCGTCTTCCCGTGGTCGACGTGGCCGACCAGCCCGATGTTCACCTCCGGTTGTCGGTGGTTCGTGGTCATTGAGTAATTGTGTGGTTTTCGCCCCGTCCGACTGATAAACCTACCGTGTCACGCCCGATGGCGCGGCTACGACGGCCGCTCGCGGCCGCGCCGCCGGCGTGTGACGGCGGCCCGCTCCCAGCCAAGAGTTTAGCCGTTGGACGTACATCCTCGGGTATGAGCGACTCGCAGACCGAGGACGCCGACTCCATCCTCGCGTGCGGGGAGTGCATCTCGCCCGCCGAGGCGTTCGCCGTCGTCGGCAACGAGACGCGTCTCTCCATCCTCGAAGCCCTCTGGCGGATGGACCGCCCGGCCGCCTTCTCCGACCTCCGCCGCGAGGTGGGGATGAGCGACTCCGCACAGTTCAACTACCACCTCTCGAAGCTGACGGGCCAGTTCGTCCGCAAGACCGACGACGGCTACGACTTCCGCTCGGCCGGCCGGTCGGTCATCGCGGCCGTGCTCTCGGGCACCCTCAATCAGGACCCGCGGCTCGACCCCTTCGAGGTCGAGGGGGAGTGCGTCGACTGCGGCGCGGCCCTGGAGGCGTACTACCGGAACGAGGAGGTCCGCATCCGGTGTAGCGACTGCGGGCGCAACCACGGCGGCTACTCGTTCCCGCCCGGAGGGCTGGAGGACCGCACGCGCGAGGAGCTGATGGACGCGTTCAATCAGCGCGCGCGCCACCTCTCGTGTCTCTCCGCGGACGGCGTCTGCCCGGAGTGTTCCGGCCGGATGGAGACGCGGCTGTTCGACGTGGACGGCGAGAACGGCTTCGACCTCGACGTGCGCGTCGAACACGAGTGCCGGCGGTGTCACCACACCATCTACTCCTCCGTGGGGCTCGTGCTTCTGGACGACGCGGAGGTCGTCTCCTTCTACCGCGACCACGGAATCGACCTCAACGCCGTCCCGTACTGGACGCTGGAGTGGTGTGTCACCGACGAGTACACGACCGTCGAGCGCAACGGCGGGTCGGACGGGACGTGGCGCATCACCGTCGCCGTCCCCGTCGAGGACGAGGAACTGGTCGTCTCGCTCGACGGCTCGCTGAACGTCCTCGACACGGAACGGCGGGCGCGCGCCGAGGCCTGACGGCGTGCACGGGGCGTGCGAAACGCCCCCACGGCTAAGACGCCGGGCCGCGTGGCCCCGGCCATGCTGGACCGCGACGCCGTTTCCGTCCTGACGTTCGACTCGTACAGCACCATCGTCGACGTGGGCTCGACCGTCGCCGCGCTCGACGGCTACGTCGAGGACCCCGAGGCCGTCGCCGCGCAGTGGCGCGCCCACTCGCTTATGTACTCGATGGCCGCCAACGACGTGGACGCCTACGAGCCGTTCTACGAGCTGAACCGCCACGCGCTCACCTACGCGCTCGCGGAGGCGGGCGTGGACGTGACCGACGAGGTGCGCGACGACGTACTCTCCGTCTATCACGACCTCCACGTCTTCGAGGACGTGCGCCCCGGCGTCGAGCGGCTGGCCGAGGGGTACGACCTCTGGGTCGTCTCGAACGGCAACCCGGAGATGCTCGACACGATGTTCGAGGCCGCCGACCTCGACGGCCACGTGGAGGGGTACGTCAGCGCCGACGAGCCGGAGACGTTCAAGCCCGACCCCGGTATCTACACCCACGCCGCCGACCGCATCGGCGTCGGCGTGGAGGAGATGGCCCACGTCACCGCGGCGTGGTTCGACGTCGCCGGCGCGGAGGGCGCGGGCGCACAGGCGGTGTGGGTGAACCGCGACGACGGGCCGTACCCGGAGTTCGGGCCGCGCCCCTCGCTCGAAGTCGCGTCGTTCGTCGCGCTCGCCGACGAACTGGACCTGTGAACCACTAGGCCTATACCCGGCGACACGTCACCGCGAGTATGAATGCGGCGCGCGCGGTCGCCCTCGCGGCGGTCGTTCTGCTCTCCTCGACGCTGCTGGCCGGCGTCGCCCTCTCCGGCGACGGCGGCCCCCCGTCCCCCGTCGCCGGCAACGAGACGTACCCCGGGCAGACCCTCATCGGCGTGCAGGCCGAGGGGTGGTTCGGCGAGAACAACGGCTACGCGGCCGTCGTCGCCCCGAACGGGAGCGTCATCTGGCAGTGGTCGGTTCCCGACTCGCGGGTGTTCGACACCGAGCACCTGCGCAACGGGAACATCCTCGTCAGCGTCGCCGTCGCCGTCCCGGCCGCCGACTGTCCCGACGCCTACGACGACCGCCCCAACTGCGTCCACAACCGCGTCGTCGAGGTGGACTACGACACGAAGGAGGTCGTCTGGGAGTACGACTGGTACGACGTGTTCCCGAACCACCACGAGGTCCACGACGCCGACCGCCTCCCGAACGGGGAGACGGCCGTCGTGGACATGGGGAACGACCGCGCGTTCACGGTGAACGAGGGCGGCGAGATAACGTGGCAGTGGAACGCGAGCGAGCATATAGCCCGCGGGACCGACTGGTTCGACGAACACGTCCCCGAGGGGCGCGAGGAGGAGTTCGCCTCCGAGGGGCCGGAGTCGGACTGGACCCACATGAACGACATCGACCTGCTGGAGAACGGCCACTTCACGCTCTCGGTGCGCAACTTCGACGTCGTGCTGGAGGTGGACCGCGCCGGCGACATCGTGCGCACCTACGGCTCGCCCGGCGACCACGGGACGATGAACGAACAGCACAACCCGAACCTGCTGGAGCGGCGCGGCACGATGCTCGTCGCCGACTCCGAGAACGACCGCATCGTCGAGATAGACCGCCGCACGGAGCGCATCGTCTGGGAGTACGCTCGGGTCCCGGCCGAGTCGCCGGCGGAGCCGAAGGCGCTCCAGTGGCCCCGCGACGCCGACCGCCTCCCGAACGGCAACACCCTGATAACCGACTCCCGGCAGTTCCGCGTCGTCGAGGTGACGCGCAACGGCACCGTCGCGTGGTCGTTCGACGGCCGCGAGGAGTTCGGCACGCGCACCATCGTGTACGAGGCCGACCGCATCCGGCTCGACGGCCCGTACCTCCCCGAGGAGCCGGACGCGGTGCCGGCGGGCGTCGACGCCCGGAGCGTCCGGGGGACCGCCCTCGCGCGCGG from Halosegnis marinus carries:
- a CDS encoding GNAT family N-acetyltransferase gives rise to the protein MQVRPPESEELAAVAELHTAAAEAGGARAYDAETTAAWAKRGERSGDDYPVDDPASRFVVAVDAGVLGFGEVVPDEREVRAVYVRPDRERGGVGSAILAHLEGYAAGAGCSELTLQSSLNAVGFYERAGYERVGEGESPGGIAVVEMRKDL
- a CDS encoding PIN domain-containing protein, which translates into the protein MRVAVDTNALMMPVECDVRLFDELDRVVGSYEAVVPEAVVAELEKLADGNGKAATAASVGRDLADRCTVVSTEADYADDAMVELGADCDYAVTNDKPLRRRLADADVPVICLRGGTKLAVTQ
- a CDS encoding 30S ribosomal protein S24e — translated: MEIDVISEEENPMLHRSDVRFEVTHEEASPSRLSVRDSLAAKLNKDASEVVVHRLDTKYGMRKTLGYAKVYETADAAAEVEQEYMLERNKIEDGEEEAEA
- a CDS encoding MBL fold metallo-hydrolase, with amino-acid sequence MEVTLLGTGDTTGTPTPGCDCDTCTAARERGVERTRFSVHVRNEATGESLLVDASPDFRQQFLREGVALPDEILVTHIHFDHLDGVGNAYRLLSDVPVHAANETDPETGESVAETVARKYDYLDAVSVVGHAPHTRFEACGFEVRLVPVVHPPLVCYGVVIEAEGAKLAITGDTNFAVPAESREAMRGADLLLADGIVPASLCEYHPLGGDHHDDEGVPRTFGTKHMTTEGAVALADELDAEDYRVVHVSHFPSPDEAFGDPLAVDGERYEL
- a CDS encoding bifunctional N(6)-L-threonylcarbamoyladenine synthase/serine/threonine protein kinase is translated as MTRILGIEGTAWCASAALHDTATDETYIESEAYEPESGGIHPREAAEHMREAIPDVVGTVREHAGDDIDAVAFSRGPGLGPCLRIVATAARALSLRLDVPLVGVNHMVAHLEIGRHTSGFDSPVCLNASGANAHLLGYRNGRYRVLGETMDTGVGNAIDKFTRHLGWSHPGGPKVEECARAGEYVDLPYVVKGMDFSFSGIMSAAKHAVDDGVPVEDVCFSLQENVFAMLAEVSERALSLTGADELVLGGGVGQNTRLRSMLAEMCEARGADFHAPEPRFLRDNAGMIAVLGARMYEAGDTIAVAESAVDPDFRPDEVEVTWDAGGDVAVTRAETGEIRGAEAVVRLGERVEKSRVGKGYRHPALDERLRRERTRSEARLTSLARREGVPTPVVYDVDDHESRLVFERVGDADLVAELTEARVRDVGRHLAACHAAGFVHGDPTPRNVRVASAASEPPNGERRSRERVTRETGASDRDATRESDDRTYLIDFGLGYHTEHVEDYAMDLHVFEGSLAGTSDDATALAAAFEDAYAAAGDPEVVAQLREIESRGRYQ
- a CDS encoding GTP-dependent dephospho-CoA kinase family protein, whose amino-acid sequence is MSVLLELPADLRHELKEPLGPIHTDAEALLAEAGEPVVAVGDIVTYHLLEAGYHPTLALVDGKTKRERVRAAVRDAMEGFDRTVEVESPAGGLSEELLAALREGVGDGTTLVEVLGEEDLAALPAVLVLPDGASVVYGQPDEGMVLATVTDELRAEMRDLLDRFAGDHAAAYETLGV
- a CDS encoding DNA-directed RNA polymerase, whose protein sequence is MYKRVRLKDTVEVPPEHLPDRTEPEVPPELIKRLLQDKLEGRMDEEVGSVVTVTEVTDIGDGAVVPNRPSVYYEAEFDAITFDPQMQEVVDGEVVEVVNFGAFVGIGPVDGLLHVSQISDEYLAFDGENQQLASRDSNRVLGVGDAVRTRIVTKSIDERNPRDSKIGLTAKQVGLGKHEWLEEERNKRAAGGD
- a CDS encoding DUF5808 domain-containing protein; the protein is MADKPQSGELFGVPYNFERPSIGRMLSSYWQPGEGMLVEKPFGVGYTLNLANWRSWLVLLVAGGLFYQQQQSAEKAAAEEDDDPVEVLVDE
- a CDS encoding non-canonical purine NTP pyrophosphatase, with translation MSLRYVTTNEGKIREALEYLDSGVTQLDYDYTEIQADDLESVAAFGAREAFRVAGEPVVVDDAGLFVDGLDGFPGPYSSYVEDTLGVERVGRVAREADATRAHFRCVLAYCDGEDFAATPEPVDRGDRRGQDLDAADRDSAATDDTVAEGDVPVKLFTGAVPGRIVEPRGDGGFGYDPIFEHDGETFAEMDAERKNAISHRGRALAKFADWYAER
- a CDS encoding DUF7384 family protein; its protein translation is MTDAPDPTRVVADADVLAADLLVGGAAREALDRLREHSWTTLVASEALLADTEAVVARLADPDLAADHRAKLDAWTERVDHPEGDHPGLASAYRGEAAHLLSFDPSLTSVAAGANLKPHVTVSVREPDAFARLFDPERLWPEVGDGPYPGPDRDPRA
- the spt4 gene encoding transcription elongation factor subunit Spt4; this encodes MMAQRLVCRDCHRVLDVDDGEQCPACGSNSLTEDWAGYVVITHPETSQIATEMEITEPGRYALKVR
- a CDS encoding 30S ribosomal protein S27ae; translation: MARHEYYNDDGTTDKEQCPRCGDTFLGDYGDRLHCGKCSYTEFN
- a CDS encoding DUF5787 family protein, yielding MREFGFELAVCAGLESEGELVSRQLAGGVHGSRVMDTVVVEPGPGFDARTRITERSIPHRLLESDLGAGTARRPSEAVGSSGYASAAVEAGVDCGYLERERRGGQAYVRATARYPDDWFASLTGVENKPDLGRPGDLELQLRKDVSLALFDRVWLATASHVTGAHLNRIPPEVGVWRVDPDTGERETVREATPLDADGPGIEVVDEHPGRTEIRPVDADTKARYRRRVAERAYGKGWRVPFPDCPHVEERSVAGVGGLAYCTRQERYVRPADACGAEGTGPEVDIDARRAEGSPWVRDPAGAKRTQAGLDFYSS